In a genomic window of Oreochromis aureus strain Israel breed Guangdong linkage group 13, ZZ_aureus, whole genome shotgun sequence:
- the sgpl1 gene encoding sphingosine-1-phosphate lyase 1 isoform X2 — translation MDYWSVLEVYKEMVLLYLEEGRQQVNSRCAHLEPWQIIGVTVITTVGALWVKGFLFQQESLTSRIKKQCFRLIRKIPFVGGAIQSKLNKALDDMSASLCTLKEGMSYTTELPSKGLSQAKVMEKIKEYDTLNEVKWEKGLVSGAVYWGDESLTKLLVKVYGDFAWSNPLHPDIFPGVRKMEAEVVRMACTLFHGGPNSCGTVTSGGTESILMACKAYRDMAYERGVKHPEILAPVSVHAAFDKAAHYFGMKLVHIPLDKKTMKVDVKAMRRAISKNTAMLVCSAPQFPHGIIDPIEEVAKLAVRYNIPMHVDACLGGFLIVFMAKAGYPLAPFDFRVKGVTSISADTHKYGYAPKGSSVILYSDKKYRQYQYFVAADWQGGIYASPSIAGSRPGGIIAACWATMMYMGENGYVDATRKIVSTARKIKTEIRKIKGVFVFGDPEVSVVAIGSDDFDIFRLSNALTSKGWNLNTLQYPSSIHICCTVLHTQPGVADHFIRDVKEQVAIIMKNPKEKTTGKGAIYGMAQAIPDRSLVTEISRGFLDCLYSTEVTKSNISHMNGNGKAH, via the exons ATGGACTACTGG AGTGTCTTGGAGGTGTATAAGGAGATGGTGCTGCTGTATTTGGAGGAGGGCCGGCAGCAGGTGAACTCGCGCTGCGCCCATCTGGAGCCGTGGCAGATCATCGGAGTGACCGTGATCACCACAGTGGGAGCACTATGGGTCAAAGGCTTCCTCTTCCAGCAAGAAA GTCTGACATCACGAATCAAGAAGCAGTGCTTTAGACTCATCAGAAAAATACCCTTCGTCGGCGGGGCA ATCCAGAGCAAGCTGAACAAGGCTTTGGATGACATGTCTGCTAGTCTATGTACCCTCAAGGAAGGGATGAGCTACACCACAGAGCTTCCCTCCAAAGGTCTCTCTCAGGCCAAAGTAATGGAGAAAATCAAGGAGTATGACACCCTGA ATGAGGTGAAGTGGGAGAAGGGATTGGTTTCTGGGGCAGTGTACTGGGGTGATGAGTCACTGACCAAACTCCTAGTGAAG GTATATGGAGATTTTGCATGGAGCAATCCACTCCACCCAGACATTTTTCCTGGCGTACGGAAGATGGAAGCAGAGGTTGTCAGAATGGCTTGCACACTCTTCCATGGTGGGCCTAACTCCTGTGGCACA GTCACTTCAGGAGGAACCGAGAGCATACTGATGGCCTGCAAAGCATACAGAGACATGGCATACGAGCGAGGTGTCAAACACCCTGAAAT CCTTGCACCTGTGAGCGTCCACGCAGCTTTTGACAAAGCGGCACATTATTTTGGGATGAAGCTGGTTCACATTCCTCTCGACAAGAAAACTATGAAAGTGGATGTGAAG GCCATGAGGAGAGCCATCAGCAAGAACACAGCCATGCTTGTCTGCTCAGCTCCCCAGTTTCCTCATGGAATCATAGATCCCATTGAGGAAGTAGCCAAG CTGGCTGTACGCTACAACATCCCGATGCATGTGGATGCCTGTCTGGGTGGTTTTCTTATTGTGTTCATGGCCAAGGCTGGTTACCCACTCGCCCCATTTGACTTCAGGGTAAAAGGTGTTACCAGCAtctctgcagacacacacaag TATGGCTACGCCCCCAAAGGTTCCTCAGTGATCCTCTACAGCGATAAAAAGTACCGTCAGTACCAATACTTTGTAGCTGCTGACTGGCAAGGGGGGATCTATGCCTCACCCTCTATAGCGGGCTCCAGGCCAGGAGGAATCATCGCCGCCTGCTGGGCGACCATGATGTATATGGGAGAGAACGGCTACGTAGACGCCACCAGGAAGATCGTCAGCACAGCTCGCAAGATCAAAACAGA AATCCGCAAGATTAAAGgggtgtttgtgtttggggATCCGGAGGTGTCGGTGGTGGCCATCGGCTCGGATGATTTTGATATTTTCCGTCTGTCTAACGCACTGACGTCAAAGGGCTGGAATCTGAACACATTGCAGTACCCGTCCAG CATCCACATTTGCTGCACAGTTTTGCACACTCAGCCAGGGGTCGCTGATCACTTTATTCGTGATGTCAAAGAGCAGGTCGCCATCATCATGAAGAACCCCAAAGAGAAAACTACAGGAAAG GGAGCGATCTACGGCATGGCCCAGGCCATCCCAGATAGATCCCTGGTCACGGAGATCTCCCGAGGTTTCTTGGACTGTCTCTACAGCACTGAGGTGACCAAGTCAAACATCAGCCACATGAATGGCAACGGCAAAGCCCACTGA
- the sgpl1 gene encoding sphingosine-1-phosphate lyase 1 isoform X1 produces MSSKSVLEVYKEMVLLYLEEGRQQVNSRCAHLEPWQIIGVTVITTVGALWVKGFLFQQESLTSRIKKQCFRLIRKIPFVGGAIQSKLNKALDDMSASLCTLKEGMSYTTELPSKGLSQAKVMEKIKEYDTLNEVKWEKGLVSGAVYWGDESLTKLLVKVYGDFAWSNPLHPDIFPGVRKMEAEVVRMACTLFHGGPNSCGTVTSGGTESILMACKAYRDMAYERGVKHPEILAPVSVHAAFDKAAHYFGMKLVHIPLDKKTMKVDVKAMRRAISKNTAMLVCSAPQFPHGIIDPIEEVAKLAVRYNIPMHVDACLGGFLIVFMAKAGYPLAPFDFRVKGVTSISADTHKYGYAPKGSSVILYSDKKYRQYQYFVAADWQGGIYASPSIAGSRPGGIIAACWATMMYMGENGYVDATRKIVSTARKIKTEIRKIKGVFVFGDPEVSVVAIGSDDFDIFRLSNALTSKGWNLNTLQYPSSIHICCTVLHTQPGVADHFIRDVKEQVAIIMKNPKEKTTGKGAIYGMAQAIPDRSLVTEISRGFLDCLYSTEVTKSNISHMNGNGKAH; encoded by the exons ATGtcttcaaaa AGTGTCTTGGAGGTGTATAAGGAGATGGTGCTGCTGTATTTGGAGGAGGGCCGGCAGCAGGTGAACTCGCGCTGCGCCCATCTGGAGCCGTGGCAGATCATCGGAGTGACCGTGATCACCACAGTGGGAGCACTATGGGTCAAAGGCTTCCTCTTCCAGCAAGAAA GTCTGACATCACGAATCAAGAAGCAGTGCTTTAGACTCATCAGAAAAATACCCTTCGTCGGCGGGGCA ATCCAGAGCAAGCTGAACAAGGCTTTGGATGACATGTCTGCTAGTCTATGTACCCTCAAGGAAGGGATGAGCTACACCACAGAGCTTCCCTCCAAAGGTCTCTCTCAGGCCAAAGTAATGGAGAAAATCAAGGAGTATGACACCCTGA ATGAGGTGAAGTGGGAGAAGGGATTGGTTTCTGGGGCAGTGTACTGGGGTGATGAGTCACTGACCAAACTCCTAGTGAAG GTATATGGAGATTTTGCATGGAGCAATCCACTCCACCCAGACATTTTTCCTGGCGTACGGAAGATGGAAGCAGAGGTTGTCAGAATGGCTTGCACACTCTTCCATGGTGGGCCTAACTCCTGTGGCACA GTCACTTCAGGAGGAACCGAGAGCATACTGATGGCCTGCAAAGCATACAGAGACATGGCATACGAGCGAGGTGTCAAACACCCTGAAAT CCTTGCACCTGTGAGCGTCCACGCAGCTTTTGACAAAGCGGCACATTATTTTGGGATGAAGCTGGTTCACATTCCTCTCGACAAGAAAACTATGAAAGTGGATGTGAAG GCCATGAGGAGAGCCATCAGCAAGAACACAGCCATGCTTGTCTGCTCAGCTCCCCAGTTTCCTCATGGAATCATAGATCCCATTGAGGAAGTAGCCAAG CTGGCTGTACGCTACAACATCCCGATGCATGTGGATGCCTGTCTGGGTGGTTTTCTTATTGTGTTCATGGCCAAGGCTGGTTACCCACTCGCCCCATTTGACTTCAGGGTAAAAGGTGTTACCAGCAtctctgcagacacacacaag TATGGCTACGCCCCCAAAGGTTCCTCAGTGATCCTCTACAGCGATAAAAAGTACCGTCAGTACCAATACTTTGTAGCTGCTGACTGGCAAGGGGGGATCTATGCCTCACCCTCTATAGCGGGCTCCAGGCCAGGAGGAATCATCGCCGCCTGCTGGGCGACCATGATGTATATGGGAGAGAACGGCTACGTAGACGCCACCAGGAAGATCGTCAGCACAGCTCGCAAGATCAAAACAGA AATCCGCAAGATTAAAGgggtgtttgtgtttggggATCCGGAGGTGTCGGTGGTGGCCATCGGCTCGGATGATTTTGATATTTTCCGTCTGTCTAACGCACTGACGTCAAAGGGCTGGAATCTGAACACATTGCAGTACCCGTCCAG CATCCACATTTGCTGCACAGTTTTGCACACTCAGCCAGGGGTCGCTGATCACTTTATTCGTGATGTCAAAGAGCAGGTCGCCATCATCATGAAGAACCCCAAAGAGAAAACTACAGGAAAG GGAGCGATCTACGGCATGGCCCAGGCCATCCCAGATAGATCCCTGGTCACGGAGATCTCCCGAGGTTTCTTGGACTGTCTCTACAGCACTGAGGTGACCAAGTCAAACATCAGCCACATGAATGGCAACGGCAAAGCCCACTGA
- the sgpl1 gene encoding sphingosine-1-phosphate lyase 1 isoform X3, which translates to MSASLCTLKEGMSYTTELPSKGLSQAKVMEKIKEYDTLNEVKWEKGLVSGAVYWGDESLTKLLVKVYGDFAWSNPLHPDIFPGVRKMEAEVVRMACTLFHGGPNSCGTVTSGGTESILMACKAYRDMAYERGVKHPEILAPVSVHAAFDKAAHYFGMKLVHIPLDKKTMKVDVKAMRRAISKNTAMLVCSAPQFPHGIIDPIEEVAKLAVRYNIPMHVDACLGGFLIVFMAKAGYPLAPFDFRVKGVTSISADTHKYGYAPKGSSVILYSDKKYRQYQYFVAADWQGGIYASPSIAGSRPGGIIAACWATMMYMGENGYVDATRKIVSTARKIKTEIRKIKGVFVFGDPEVSVVAIGSDDFDIFRLSNALTSKGWNLNTLQYPSSIHICCTVLHTQPGVADHFIRDVKEQVAIIMKNPKEKTTGKGAIYGMAQAIPDRSLVTEISRGFLDCLYSTEVTKSNISHMNGNGKAH; encoded by the exons ATGTCTGCTAGTCTATGTACCCTCAAGGAAGGGATGAGCTACACCACAGAGCTTCCCTCCAAAGGTCTCTCTCAGGCCAAAGTAATGGAGAAAATCAAGGAGTATGACACCCTGA ATGAGGTGAAGTGGGAGAAGGGATTGGTTTCTGGGGCAGTGTACTGGGGTGATGAGTCACTGACCAAACTCCTAGTGAAG GTATATGGAGATTTTGCATGGAGCAATCCACTCCACCCAGACATTTTTCCTGGCGTACGGAAGATGGAAGCAGAGGTTGTCAGAATGGCTTGCACACTCTTCCATGGTGGGCCTAACTCCTGTGGCACA GTCACTTCAGGAGGAACCGAGAGCATACTGATGGCCTGCAAAGCATACAGAGACATGGCATACGAGCGAGGTGTCAAACACCCTGAAAT CCTTGCACCTGTGAGCGTCCACGCAGCTTTTGACAAAGCGGCACATTATTTTGGGATGAAGCTGGTTCACATTCCTCTCGACAAGAAAACTATGAAAGTGGATGTGAAG GCCATGAGGAGAGCCATCAGCAAGAACACAGCCATGCTTGTCTGCTCAGCTCCCCAGTTTCCTCATGGAATCATAGATCCCATTGAGGAAGTAGCCAAG CTGGCTGTACGCTACAACATCCCGATGCATGTGGATGCCTGTCTGGGTGGTTTTCTTATTGTGTTCATGGCCAAGGCTGGTTACCCACTCGCCCCATTTGACTTCAGGGTAAAAGGTGTTACCAGCAtctctgcagacacacacaag TATGGCTACGCCCCCAAAGGTTCCTCAGTGATCCTCTACAGCGATAAAAAGTACCGTCAGTACCAATACTTTGTAGCTGCTGACTGGCAAGGGGGGATCTATGCCTCACCCTCTATAGCGGGCTCCAGGCCAGGAGGAATCATCGCCGCCTGCTGGGCGACCATGATGTATATGGGAGAGAACGGCTACGTAGACGCCACCAGGAAGATCGTCAGCACAGCTCGCAAGATCAAAACAGA AATCCGCAAGATTAAAGgggtgtttgtgtttggggATCCGGAGGTGTCGGTGGTGGCCATCGGCTCGGATGATTTTGATATTTTCCGTCTGTCTAACGCACTGACGTCAAAGGGCTGGAATCTGAACACATTGCAGTACCCGTCCAG CATCCACATTTGCTGCACAGTTTTGCACACTCAGCCAGGGGTCGCTGATCACTTTATTCGTGATGTCAAAGAGCAGGTCGCCATCATCATGAAGAACCCCAAAGAGAAAACTACAGGAAAG GGAGCGATCTACGGCATGGCCCAGGCCATCCCAGATAGATCCCTGGTCACGGAGATCTCCCGAGGTTTCTTGGACTGTCTCTACAGCACTGAGGTGACCAAGTCAAACATCAGCCACATGAATGGCAACGGCAAAGCCCACTGA
- the pcbd1 gene encoding pterin-4-alpha-carbinolamine dehydratase, giving the protein MAGKVQALTEEERAHILPLLRNAQWVEVVGRDAIYKEFIFKDFNQAFGFMSRVALHAEKLNHHPEWFNVYNKVQITLSTHDCGGLSQRDISLATLIDQASLMPIPARAQLSDAPPTSQQEKK; this is encoded by the exons ATG GCTGGTAAGGTCCAAGCTCTGACTGAAGAGGAGAGGGCCCACATACTCCCCCTGCTACGCAACGCTCAGTGGGTGGAGGTCGTTGGACGAGATGCTATTTACAAAGAGTTTATTTTCAAAGACTTCAATCAG gCTTTTGGCTTTATGTCCAGAGTGGCTTTACATGCAGAGAAGTTGAACCATCATCCTGAATGGTTCAATGTCTATAATAAG GTCCAGATAACTCTCAGCACGCATGACTGTGGAGGGCTGTCCCAACGTGACATCTCTTTGGCCACCTTGATTGACCAGGCATCTCTAAT GCCTATTCCTGCCAGAGCACAACTGAGCGATGCTCCGCCAACTTCCCAACAAGAGAagaaataa